The DNA segment AATATGAACTCCTTCCTTCTCCCGACCTCTAATAGATCCCtgcaataacaacaacaacacaactAAGTAGAAAGAAAACGCTAGTTCAATATATAATACTCTTAAGATAGCTAGCAAAGTTGATGGTATTGTAGATAATAACTCACCACGACAAGGGACTTAAGATTGGGACAGCTCTCAAGAAAGACAGGCAACATCTCCCACCTGTAGCCGTAGAAGTCAACACGCAAGAACGTTAGGTTACGGAACAAAGGTAGTGGCTCACATCTTGAGTAATCATAAATGACCTCAAGAGTACTCGAGGCGATGGTCATATCTTTGACCCTAGAGATCCCCACAAGAAAACCACGAATCACATTCCTCTTCTGTCCATCATTCGGATCAAAACTCTTATCATAATCCAAGCTAAACACAGTATCGATATCCGCTTCAACAAGAGAAGCCACATTCTTCAGTACAAAACTCGCAACTCTATGATCACCAACCCTGAAATACTCTAGCTTGGGAGCATCAATCTCAACCACAAACTCCTCATCCGAATCATCACAGCAGTCGGAAAGATGAGTGAACCTCAGCAGAGACCGAGACCGCACACGCAAAACCTGAACGTCATCGCAAAAGCTCCTATCGATACCTAAGCTTTCCAGAACCGGACATTGCGGGATTAGCCTCTCCAACGTCGTTTCGTCAGCGAACTTAGCGATAGTGAGATAAATAGTCTTGAGAGAAGGTAAAGAAACAACGAGGTTTGGATTAGGTAAAGTTAGCCCAGAGAGCTTTAAAGAGACCAGACTCTCGCAAGAGTAGAGCGTCGTCGGGATCGGGAAATCCCAGCTTGCGTTCGATTCGTCTACGATGTCGATGTGTTTCACTTTACGTTTGACGAGAGTGTTGATCCAACGGCTGAGATGATCGGTCTCTCCGTCGGAATCGTACTTTAATTTGAACTCGTGTAAGCAAGAATCTCTGTTGAGATCGAGGAGGAAGCTGTCGACGAATGTTAAGAACTTGGTGCAGTATGGGAAATACAAGGAAAAATCGAAGTTCGCTAAATCCAAAGAAGGTACTTGTTTCCAGAGGCTTCTCCATCTGGTGGAGAGGACACTGGTCTTGACCGCGTCTTTGGTGGGGAGATTCGAGAGGATCTGGGATAGCAAGCAATCTGGTAAGCTGCTTATCCAATCAACTGAGCTTGGCCGTTTGAAACGGTGACGTTTCTCTCGGTCTTCATCCATGAACGCCAGGTATCGAATCGAAAAGAAGGAATTTGAGTAGTGGAGGAGGAGAGTGTCTGATCAAAACACATCGTTTTAACATGGCATCGTTCTCGATCAATGCTGGGCCAAGCCTAAACGGAACGGGCCTAAAGCCCAAACTCTCACGAAGGCCTCAATGATAACATAcgctctctctgtctctctctcccgCCGAGGATCTATCTTCGTCCCGCCTCCCTCGCGCAAACGCTGTATTCActagtgagagagagagagtgagtgaAGGCGCAAAACTTTCCCAATTAAACaatgagagaagaagaaatcgaGAAGATCCGAGGCGTGGTTCGCGACTGCGTCAGCAAGCACTTGTACTCCTCGGCCATCTTCTTCGCCGATAAAGTCGCCGCTCTCACCAACGACCCCGCCGACATCTATATGCAAGCCCAGGCTCTCTTCCTCGGCCGCCACTACCGTCGCGCGTTTCACCTCCTCAACGCCTCTAAGATCGTCCTCCGTGATCTTCGGTTCCGTTACCTCGCCGCCAAGTGCCTCGTAATTCCCCAATTTTGTCCTCAATTGAAAGTCagtaggttttagggttttatagattttttttcctcAGGAGGAATTGAAGGAATGGGATCAGTGTTTATTGATGCTTGGTGATGCCAAGGTTGATGAAGATGGTAATGTGTATGATGCTAAAGATGGTAACttgatttattttgataaaGATGGAGAGGACCGAGAGATTAATGTAAGTTTTTATAACtttcaaaaaacaaattgtaTATCACTCTCCATCTCGACATTTAGTTAGCCAAGGTTATACATATAAAGTTTTGTATTTTGCAGATATCATCTGCAATTTGCTTTTTAAGAGGGAAAGCATATGGAGCTTTACAGAACCGTTCTCAAGCTCGGCAATGGTTAGTTCTGGCTTTTTTTCACC comes from the Brassica napus cultivar Da-Ae chromosome A7, Da-Ae, whole genome shotgun sequence genome and includes:
- the LOC106354677 gene encoding F-box/LRR-repeat protein 13, which gives rise to MDEDREKRHRFKRPSSVDWISSLPDCLLSQILSNLPTKDAVKTSVLSTRWRSLWKQVPSLDLANFDFSLYFPYCTKFLTFVDSFLLDLNRDSCLHEFKLKYDSDGETDHLSRWINTLVKRKVKHIDIVDESNASWDFPIPTTLYSCESLVSLKLSGLTLPNPNLVVSLPSLKTIYLTIAKFADETTLERLIPQCPVLESLGIDRSFCDDVQVLRVRSRSLLRFTHLSDCCDDSDEEFVVEIDAPKLEYFRVGDHRVASFVLKNVASLVEADIDTVFSLDYDKSFDPNDGQKRNVIRGFLVGISRVKDMTIASSTLEVIYDYSRCEPLPLFRNLTFLRVDFYGYRWEMLPVFLESCPNLKSLVVGSIRGREKEGVHILFEPQCFLPSLEYVKIERPLKGEAMEIKLVSYLLENSTILKKLTLLLDVSREREESDILKELLSIPRLSSSCQVVAL